The Neosynechococcus sphagnicola sy1 sequence ATGGCAAACCGTATACACCTACTTTCGTCAGTGGCGCAAAGATGGAACCTGGGTGCGGATGCACGACCGATTGCGAGAGTGTACCCGAATTGAACAGGAGCGTCATCGCAGCCCGTCGGAAGCGATTATCGACAGTCAAAGTGTCAAAAGTGCCGCTGGAGTGAGCCAATCGGTGGGCTACGATGCGGGGCAAA is a genomic window containing:
- a CDS encoding IS5 family transposase, whose protein sequence is MSKAYPSNLSQAQFELLNDLIPEPKFGGRPRSVDMWDVLNAIFYVLVEGVRWRGLPGDFPAWQTVYTYFRQWRKDGTWVRMHDRLRECTRIEQERHRSPSEAIIDSQSVKSAAGVSQSVGYDAGQ